One window of Acidimicrobiia bacterium genomic DNA carries:
- a CDS encoding cupin domain-containing protein, which translates to MTTDALVGLDPAALRGAIGRRPLQLRHGLSGHPSLSREALAAVAEVHPGNLVEHHRADLPLVLPTGEAERLPLSARAVIEGIEENHCWMVLWHIDTATPYDALVERWVEPIRAAIPTSEGTLGPSESLALIASPGAVVPAHVDHNHNVLLQLEGTKELFIGEFSDASEGQRQVERRYGPAVLNLDRLPERVTRFVLGPGDALYIPPYAFHWVIGGTDVSVALSCSVTTAAANRTQEVHAWNSRLRRLGLRPRPPGEGLHRDRAKVRALHAWIRFRMLSSGARRKLSAGVARVRSLRRARHQATR; encoded by the coding sequence ATGACCACGGACGCGTTGGTCGGACTCGACCCGGCAGCCCTGCGGGGCGCCATCGGGCGCCGCCCCCTCCAGCTGCGGCACGGGCTGAGCGGTCATCCGTCGTTGTCGAGAGAGGCCCTGGCCGCGGTCGCCGAGGTCCATCCTGGCAACCTCGTCGAGCACCACCGCGCCGACCTCCCCCTCGTGCTGCCCACCGGTGAGGCCGAACGGCTGCCCTTGTCGGCCCGAGCGGTGATCGAGGGGATCGAGGAGAACCACTGCTGGATGGTCCTCTGGCACATCGACACGGCCACGCCGTACGACGCGCTCGTCGAGCGCTGGGTCGAGCCGATCCGAGCCGCGATCCCGACCTCGGAGGGAACGTTGGGACCGAGCGAGTCGCTGGCGCTCATCGCGTCGCCCGGCGCCGTCGTTCCAGCCCACGTCGACCACAACCACAACGTCCTGCTCCAGCTCGAGGGCACGAAGGAGCTCTTCATCGGCGAGTTCAGCGACGCCTCCGAGGGCCAGCGGCAGGTCGAGCGTCGCTACGGGCCGGCGGTCCTCAACCTCGACCGGCTCCCCGAGCGCGTCACCCGCTTCGTGCTCGGGCCCGGCGACGCGCTCTACATCCCGCCCTACGCCTTCCACTGGGTCATCGGCGGCACCGACGTCTCGGTGGCGCTGTCGTGCAGCGTCACGACCGCGGCCGCGAACCGCACCCAGGAGGTCCACGCGTGGAACAGCCGGCTCCGTCGCCTCGGACTCCGTCCCCGCCCGCCGGGCGAAGGGCTGCACCGGGACCGGGCGAAAGTTCGGGCGCTCCACGCCTGGATCCGGTTCCGGATGCTGTCGTCGGGCGCCCGGCGGAAGCTCTCGGCCGGCGTCGCGCGCGTCCGATCGCTACGCCGGGCGCGACACCAAGCCACTCGCTGA
- a CDS encoding cupin domain-containing protein, with translation MNVDHLGPVDRRQWLDVEPAELRRAAAAAQPLRFAHQAPAFADFEPSALGEIGRRLPSAWITVNDGELPVLSPPPRALPYPDGGAALEDLARRCLSVRLYHVHHTPKVGPLVRETLDQAERVLGSYGGGMVRRDASLFCGSPGSTVPAHCDRHDNLLLQLVGTKEVMIGAFTDPDRELAEIERNFGRHLNLAAMPDEVRVIQLGPGEGLFLPPYTIHWVRCGPEPSTALSASFSTVDSERAELVHLANRHLRELRLRPRGPAESRLADWTKARIVLAVRWLRRRRSASAGR, from the coding sequence ATGAACGTGGACCACCTCGGCCCGGTCGATCGCCGGCAGTGGCTCGACGTCGAGCCCGCGGAGCTGCGCCGGGCTGCTGCTGCGGCGCAGCCGCTGCGCTTCGCGCACCAGGCACCAGCGTTCGCGGACTTCGAACCCTCCGCCCTCGGGGAGATCGGACGGCGCCTGCCGTCAGCCTGGATCACGGTCAACGACGGAGAGCTCCCTGTCCTCAGCCCACCCCCTCGGGCGCTCCCGTACCCCGACGGCGGCGCGGCCCTCGAGGACCTCGCTCGACGCTGCTTGTCGGTCCGCCTCTATCACGTCCATCACACGCCCAAGGTGGGACCGCTCGTTCGCGAGACCCTGGACCAGGCCGAGCGGGTGCTCGGCTCCTACGGCGGGGGCATGGTTCGACGCGACGCGTCCCTGTTCTGCGGCTCGCCCGGATCCACGGTGCCGGCCCACTGCGACCGTCACGACAACCTCCTGCTGCAGCTCGTCGGCACGAAGGAGGTGATGATCGGGGCCTTCACCGACCCCGACCGTGAGCTCGCCGAGATCGAGCGCAACTTCGGCCGCCACCTCAACCTCGCCGCGATGCCGGACGAGGTCCGGGTCATCCAGCTGGGCCCGGGTGAGGGGCTCTTCCTGCCGCCGTACACCATCCACTGGGTGCGGTGCGGGCCGGAGCCGTCCACCGCCCTGTCCGCCAGCTTCTCCACCGTCGACAGCGAGCGGGCCGAGCTGGTCCACCTCGCCAACCGTCATCTGCGCGAGCTGCGCCTCCGTCCTCGGGGCCCGGCCGAGTCCCGGCTGGCGGACTGGACGAAGGCGAGGATCGTCCTCGCCGTCCGCTGGCTGCGTCGACGCCGCTCCGCGAGCGCTGGGCGATGA
- a CDS encoding PqqD family protein: MAPGRNPDVVSDLVEDRAVLVDPAGTELITLNAVGTLVWDALDGRRDLPDLCRVVLDRYPSMPAAQVEADVRSFLDELSSLGLLSDGSPPG, from the coding sequence GTGGCGCCGGGCCGAAACCCCGACGTGGTGTCGGACCTCGTCGAAGACCGAGCGGTCCTGGTCGATCCTGCCGGAACCGAGCTCATCACCCTGAACGCGGTCGGCACGCTGGTGTGGGACGCGCTCGACGGTCGCCGAGACCTCCCGGACCTGTGCCGCGTGGTCCTCGACCGCTATCCGTCAATGCCGGCGGCGCAGGTCGAGGCGGACGTGCGGTCGTTCCTCGACGAGCTGTCCAGCCTCGGGCTGCTCAGCGACGGGTCGCCGCCAGGCTGA